Within the Terriglobia bacterium genome, the region TTCGCATGGACGATGGCACGGTGAAGGTCTTCCGTGCCTTCCGGGTGCAGCACAACGACGCACGCGGTCCAGCCAAGGGTGGCATACGGTTTCATCCCCAGGAGACGGTCGACACAGTCCGGGCCCTCTCGACGTGGATGACGTGGAAGTGCGCGGTCGTCGACATTCCGCTAGGCGGCGCGAAGGGTGGCGTAATCTGCGATCCGCATAACCTCAGCATGCGCGAACAGGAGCAGATTTGCCGCGGATGGGTACGGCAGGTTGTCAACAATGTTGGCCCGACGATCGATGTCCCGGCGCCCGACGTCATGACCAACTCTCAACACATGCTCTGGATGCTCGATGAATTCGAGAAAATACAGGGCGGACGTTTTCCTGGCTTCATCACCGGCAAACCAGTTGGGATGGGCGGATCGCAGGGACGCACGGAAGCGACTGGCTACGGAGTCGTGTTTCTCCTTCGTGAAGCGATGAAGGAACTCGGGATGAAAGTCGAAAACACCAGTGCCAGCGTGCAGGGATTCGGTAACGTCTCCCGCTACGCCATCGAACTGTACGTTCGTCTCGGAGGTCGTGTCATTTCAGTTTCCTGCTGGGACCAGGCCGATCAATGCTCTTATACGTATCGCAAGGTCTCCGGAATCGATCTTCAAGAGTTGCTGAAGATCACCGACAAGTTCGGCGGCATTAATAAGGAA harbors:
- a CDS encoding Glu/Leu/Phe/Val dehydrogenase, with the protein product MSSIVAERVAPNAKANPAKPTKALNSFEIAQAQFDKVAEYLGLDQPTRDLLRYPLREYHFAIPVRMDDGTVKVFRAFRVQHNDARGPAKGGIRFHPQETVDTVRALSTWMTWKCAVVDIPLGGAKGGVICDPHNLSMREQEQICRGWVRQVVNNVGPTIDVPAPDVMTNSQHMLWMLDEFEKIQGGRFPGFITGKPVGMGGSQGRTEATGYGVVFLLREAMKELGMKVENTSASVQGFGNVSRYAIELYVRLGGRVISVSCWDQADQCSYTYRKVSGIDLQELLKITDKFGGINKEKAKELGYELLPGEAWIEQDVDVLIPAALENQITGENVGRISQKVKIIVEGANGPTTPEADIVIQERGIWLIPDFLANAGGVTCSYFEQVQSNMNYFWEKDEVLGKLDVKMTAAYYAVSDLAHRQNLYMRDAAYAIAIGRVAQACHDRGWV